From a single Oscarella lobularis chromosome 20, ooOscLobu1.1, whole genome shotgun sequence genomic region:
- the LOC136198939 gene encoding TNF receptor-associated factor 3-like isoform X1, whose amino-acid sequence MAEESLSRAVEETRHNALGDCPNFQTDDLESNNSSSVRFCYGSRSSLSNGNSCSVFCKENNDCSSLPPQLSPENAIPIATEVQSVTPHPTAQTEEVQAANQDLDRLRESLSKTRRDFRTLQQSNTKAVEAITERIASLETQATDMQAHQRVVQTKILEACYQSVDNVQRDYRAMFESHLRIMTEKMLKMEETITTQAARIRSLEDSSLRTNNAPSLRMRTGSFFPASHDIKLAEHGLSKNTEGVLLWKITDIRRRRREAVSGKTPSIYSQPFYTSGCGYKLCARLYLNGDGMGKGTHLSLFFVVMRGEYDALLPWPFQQKVTLVLMDQAYGRHVSDTFRPDPTSSSFKKPRNEMNIASGCPLFVPLSTLDGGDYIRDDTLFIKVVVDTSDVTRPDKR is encoded by the exons ATGGCGGAAGAGTCTCTGAGTCGCGCTGTGGAAGAGACGCGTCACAACGCTCTTGGCGATTGTCCAAATTTCCAAACGGACGAT TTGGAGTCAAACAATTCAAGTTCTGTTAGATTCTGCTATGGCTCAAGAAGTTCTCTTAGCAATGGG AATAGTTGTTCTGTTTTCTGCAAGGAAAACAATGACTGTTCTTCATTGCCACCACAATTATCTCCGGAAAAT GCAATACCAATTGCGACTGAAGTCCAGTCTGTTACACCTCATCCGACTGCTCAAACTGAAGAGGTCCAAGCCGCCAACCAGGACCTGGATCGTCTTCGCGAAAGTCTCAGCAAAACTCGTCGAGATTTTCGCACCCTCCAACAGAGCAATACGAAAGCAGTAGAGGCGATAACAGAAAGAATAGCCAGCCTCGAAACCCAAGCCACAGACATGCAAGCCCATCAACGAGTCGTTCAAACAAAAATCCTCGAAGCCTGCTATCAATCCGTCGACAACGTGCAGAGAGACTATCGCGCCATGTTTGAAAGTCATCTTCGAATCATGACGGAAAAGATGCTCaaaatggaagaaacgaTAACGACCCAAGCGGCGCGAATACGATCACTAGAAGACAGTTCGCTGAGAACCAATAACGCCCCTTCTCTCAGAATGAGAACGGGATCGTTTTTCCCCGCTTCTCACGATATCAAATTAGCTGAGCACGGGCTTAGTAAGAATACAGAGGGAGTTCTTCTATGGAAGATTACTGACATTCGAAGGCGTAGGCGTGAGGCTGTAAGTGGGAAAACGCCTTCGATTTATTCGCAGCCGTTTTATACGTCTGGCTGCGGATATAAGCTTTGTGCGAGGTTGTATCTGAATGGGGATGGAATGGGAAAAGGGACTCATCTCTCGCTGTTTTTTGTGGTGATGAGGGGCGAGTATGATGCCCTTTTGCCTTGGCCCTTTCAACAGAAAGTGACTCTCGTTCTCATGGATCAAGCCTATGGTAGACACGTGTCGGACACGTTTAGACCCGAtcccacgtcgtcgtcgttcaagaAGCCGCGCAATGAAATGAATATTGCGAGTGGGTGTCCTCTATTTGTTCCCTTATCAACATTAGACGGTGGAGATTATATAAGAGATGATACGTTATTTATCAAAGTAGTTGTGGAcacgagtgacgtcactcgtcCAGACAAAAGATGA
- the LOC136198939 gene encoding TNF receptor-associated factor 3-like isoform X2 has protein sequence MAEESLSRAVEETRHNALGDCPNFQTDDLESNNSSSVRFCYGSRSSLSNGAIPIATEVQSVTPHPTAQTEEVQAANQDLDRLRESLSKTRRDFRTLQQSNTKAVEAITERIASLETQATDMQAHQRVVQTKILEACYQSVDNVQRDYRAMFESHLRIMTEKMLKMEETITTQAARIRSLEDSSLRTNNAPSLRMRTGSFFPASHDIKLAEHGLSKNTEGVLLWKITDIRRRRREAVSGKTPSIYSQPFYTSGCGYKLCARLYLNGDGMGKGTHLSLFFVVMRGEYDALLPWPFQQKVTLVLMDQAYGRHVSDTFRPDPTSSSFKKPRNEMNIASGCPLFVPLSTLDGGDYIRDDTLFIKVVVDTSDVTRPDKR, from the exons ATGGCGGAAGAGTCTCTGAGTCGCGCTGTGGAAGAGACGCGTCACAACGCTCTTGGCGATTGTCCAAATTTCCAAACGGACGAT TTGGAGTCAAACAATTCAAGTTCTGTTAGATTCTGCTATGGCTCAAGAAGTTCTCTTAGCAATGGG GCAATACCAATTGCGACTGAAGTCCAGTCTGTTACACCTCATCCGACTGCTCAAACTGAAGAGGTCCAAGCCGCCAACCAGGACCTGGATCGTCTTCGCGAAAGTCTCAGCAAAACTCGTCGAGATTTTCGCACCCTCCAACAGAGCAATACGAAAGCAGTAGAGGCGATAACAGAAAGAATAGCCAGCCTCGAAACCCAAGCCACAGACATGCAAGCCCATCAACGAGTCGTTCAAACAAAAATCCTCGAAGCCTGCTATCAATCCGTCGACAACGTGCAGAGAGACTATCGCGCCATGTTTGAAAGTCATCTTCGAATCATGACGGAAAAGATGCTCaaaatggaagaaacgaTAACGACCCAAGCGGCGCGAATACGATCACTAGAAGACAGTTCGCTGAGAACCAATAACGCCCCTTCTCTCAGAATGAGAACGGGATCGTTTTTCCCCGCTTCTCACGATATCAAATTAGCTGAGCACGGGCTTAGTAAGAATACAGAGGGAGTTCTTCTATGGAAGATTACTGACATTCGAAGGCGTAGGCGTGAGGCTGTAAGTGGGAAAACGCCTTCGATTTATTCGCAGCCGTTTTATACGTCTGGCTGCGGATATAAGCTTTGTGCGAGGTTGTATCTGAATGGGGATGGAATGGGAAAAGGGACTCATCTCTCGCTGTTTTTTGTGGTGATGAGGGGCGAGTATGATGCCCTTTTGCCTTGGCCCTTTCAACAGAAAGTGACTCTCGTTCTCATGGATCAAGCCTATGGTAGACACGTGTCGGACACGTTTAGACCCGAtcccacgtcgtcgtcgttcaagaAGCCGCGCAATGAAATGAATATTGCGAGTGGGTGTCCTCTATTTGTTCCCTTATCAACATTAGACGGTGGAGATTATATAAGAGATGATACGTTATTTATCAAAGTAGTTGTGGAcacgagtgacgtcactcgtcCAGACAAAAGATGA
- the LOC136198941 gene encoding TNF receptor-associated factor 3-like, with product MSDSKGRALEIPDQKEWRDVFGDLEPQVHCSWKEEGCMWLGKKAQLERHMKDECQYRHFMIALIRCRVCSQDVPRGKLSEHLKLSCPEKDVSCEVPGCARQLKRKAVSAHNRDSVVEHIAHITKAINETMKTLSSLQLPSDSDKATAAIESLRIQIDCVEQHHGVQLNQRIAEAESLARYTTSSIWRRFALLTEEIRSRDAVVASYDVRLAQHDVCLAQHDAHLYQKHLMQGVLLWKITDVRRRRLEAASEKVPTVYSQPFYTSPCGYKMCARLSLHGEGVGKGTHLSLFFVVIRGEFDSLLSWPFRQEVTFVLIDQGPQRNHVSDAFCPNLSSPLSLQLPYEKMNISSGRPRFLPLAKLDSGTFIKDDCMFVKVQVDLSGIERPDERQ from the exons ATGTCGGATTCCAAAGGCCGAGCGCTCGAGATCCCTGATCAGAAG GAATGGAGAGACGTTTTTGGCGATTTGGAGCCCCAAGTCCACTGCAGTTGGAAAGAGGAGGGGTGCATGTGGCTGGGAAAGAAAGCTCAACTCGAA CGTCACATGAAAGACGAGTGTCAGTATAGGCATTTTATGATTGCGCTGATTAGATGTCGTGTCTGCTCGCAGGACGTTCCCCGAGGAAAG TTGTCTGAGCACTTGAAGCTGTCGTGTCCAGAAAAAGACGTATCCTGTGAGGTACCTGGATGCGCTCGACAG CTAAAACGCAAAGCCGTCTCCGCACATAACCGAGATTCCGTAGTGGAACACATAGCTCACATCACAAAGGCCATCAACGAAACGATGAAGACTCTATCTTCACTCCAACTCCCAAGCGACAGTGATAAAGCAACCGCCGCTATCGAATCTCTTCGCATCCAAATCGATTGCGTTGAGCAACATCACGGCGTCCAATTGAATCAGAGAATCGCCGAGGCAGAAAGTTTGGCTCGTTACACGACCAGCAGTATCTGGCGTCGCTTTGCATTGCTCACCGAAGAAATCCGGAGCAGAGATGCGGTTGTCGCTTCGTACGACGTCCGCCTAGCTCAACACGACGTTTGCCTAGCCCAACACGACGCTCATCTCTATCAAAAGCATCTCATGCAAGGCGTTCTGCTCTGGAAAATCACCGAcgtcagacgacgacgactcgaagcGGCATCGGAGAAAGTCCCTACTGTCTATTCCCAGCCCTTCTATACGTCCCCGTGCGGCTACAAGATGTGCGCGCGTCTCTCTTTACATGGCGAGGGTGTGGGCAAGGGCACGCACTTGTCCTTGTTTTTTGTCGTGATAAGGGGCGAAttcgattcgcttctctCGTGGCCCTTTCGCCAGGAGGTTACGTTCGTTTTGATTGATCAGGGGCCCCAGCGAAATCACGTTTCCGACGCGTTTTGTCCCaatctttcgtcgccgttgtcgttgcAGCTACCATATGAGAAGATGAATATTTCAAGCGGGCGTCCGCGTTTCTTGCCCCTGGCAAAGCTCGACAGTGGGACGTTTATCAAGGACGATTGCATGTTTGTGAAAGTTCAAGTCGACTTGTCGGGTATTGAGCGACCTGATGAACGCCAGTAG